The following are encoded in a window of Candida dubliniensis CD36 chromosome 4, complete sequence genomic DNA:
- a CDS encoding NADH:ubiquinone oxidoreductase, putative (Similar to S. cerevisiae NDI1;~In S. cerevisiae: NADH:ubiquinone oxidoreductase, transfers electrons from NADH to ubiquinone in the respiratory chain but does not pump protons, in contrast to the higher eukaryotic multisubunit respiratory complex I; phosphorylated), with product MADLTEQLPKGYDDLSTPTIFNDRNLHPIAKSFTTNILIVGGAYSGLSALRSLQLRLDEQIELFKQKQPSSPARKLSLTIVEPRNGLLNILGIPKSIVDSAFAKTQFVPFKDLHNCQFTNIFSDSQDEYDISWFGNDNEWLDINYVHGRVTYLDQHKAQYTLGSPASEKAIIEFDYVILATGRDRNWPTTPSATTYRQYMLEMDNTRQEIANADTISVIGAGAVGIEFAGDIQTEFPHKTVNLIHPHECFPQEPLSNEFKKLTQDSLERAGINVYLNTRIKPELTEKRHGDLATTNNKIIHSNLNIWSCSKHNNIGFLSQHICENYATSTKNLSVNQYLQLYSPETNTTIKNFFVLGDLVELPIIKSAGWAMYMGRQVANNLSHLIFNGVFVEPFPDLNAIPYGMVIVGGNNEIISELAGEVEVDNEHYKQEYEDYCIGKIRATIDM from the coding sequence ATGGCAGACCTCACGGAACAACTACCTAAAGGATATGACGATTTGTCAACACCTACTATATTCAACGACAGGAATTTGCATCCAATTGCAAAATCATTCACCACAAACATTCTTATAGTTGGTGGGGCTTATAGTGGGTTATCTGCTTTGAGGTCTCTACAGCTACGTTTAGATGAGCAAATAGAACTCTTTAAACAAAAGCAGCCATCCTCACCAGCCAGGAAATTGTCACTTACCATAGTAGAGCCACGAAATGGGCTATTGAACATCCTTGGCATCCCTAAATCAATTGTGGATTCTGCATTTGCAAAGACCCAATTTGTCCCTTTCAAGGACCTACACAATTGTCAGTTCACCAACATATTTTCTGATTCCCAGGACGAGTACGACATATCGTGGTTTGGCAACGACAATGAATGGCTCGACATAAACTATGTGCATGGAAGAGTGACATATTTGGACCAGCACAAGGCACAGTATACACTTGGGTCACCTGCATCTGAGAAGGCCATTATTGAGTTTGACTATGTGATTTTGGCCACGGGGCGAGATAGAAATTGGCCCACTACGCCTCTGGCCACGACATACCGCCAGTACATGCTTGAAATGGATAATACACGACAGGAGATTGCCAATGCCGATACCATCAGCGTTATTGGTGCTGGGGCGGTGGGTATTGAGTTTGCCGGGGATATCCAGACCGAGTTCCCACACAAGACCGTCAATCTAATCCACCCACACGAGTGTTTCCCACAGGAACCGTTGTCCAACGAGTTCAAAAAGCTCACGCAGGACTCACTTGAACGAGCAGGCATAAATGTGTATCTAAACACCAGAATCAAACCTGAATTGACAGAGAAACGTCATGGCGACCTTGCAACGACAAACAATAAGATAATCCATTCCAACCTAAACATATGGAGCTGTTCCaaacacaacaacattGGGTTCCTCTCTCAGCACATCTGTGAGAATTACGCGACAAGCACTAAAAACTTGTCCGTCAACCAATACTTGCAGTTGTACAGTCCCGAAACAAACACCACAATCAAAAACTTTTTTGTGTTGGGAGATTTAGTGGAGTTGCCAATTATCAAGTCTGCCGGATGGGCCATGTACATGGGCCGACAAGTGGCAAACAATTTGAGCCATTTGATATTTAATGGGGTTTTTGTTGAACCGTTCCCGGACTTGAATGCGATTCCGTACGGGATGGTGATTGTTGGTGGCAACAACGAGATTATCAGCGAACTAGCAGGCGAGGTTGAAGTTGACAATGAACATTATAAACAAGAGTATGAGGACTACTGTATAGGTAAGATTAGAGCAACCATAGATATGTAA
- a CDS encoding U2 snRNP component, putative (In S. cerevisiae: U2-snRNP associated splicing factor that forms extensive associations with the branch site-3' splice site-3' exon region upon prespliceosome formation;~Similar to S. cerevisiae HSH155) produces the protein MKQNMAPIERKRNLAGNYSIPESLNKELRKEFAEDVSTPMDKLQDDIINQNNYNKKRFQRSIVLDLDEQKSYKQIMNERNLEREELRVEKLIKEKGEGATQTIESTQEKLLPRKRKQRWDVSPEEYKRQKESEESNELVKHSTSSLIAELVQGKVPVVKGIPLTDSILEKILPPGYIKVNPPAHFKQNEETLPPDLSDAVTTTSEYYLPPTNESVSISTTEIPTDVPGVKGLEFFKEEDMKHFGKLVHSNPESLNDEEKKELNAMKLVLKIKNGSPITRKRAMKQLTNNALRFGPKVLLNQILPILLEPNLTPQERHLLIKMIGRIIYQLDELIRPYTSKVLTVISPFLIDEDPTVRLETREIISGLTKAVGLANIISTLRPDLDHVDEYVRNLTARIFAIVANTLGLKSFLPFLKAVIKSKRNWTARHTGIKIIQQLCIMLGQGNGTTILPYLSNIVEILKPPINDESLQVRTITALTLAQLADNVSPYGIDSFEPILEPVWFGIRKHRGKGLASFLKCIGAMIPLMSYDPNYEDYTNYYTTELMHIITREFKSPDEDMRKTILRIIMGLPLSRKLIPGYEKSIVKPFVNAFWNRRTASDSTQITRLVVEATNHLAIKFDFLDMLEHIVYFTKDDNEQLRKLAIEAVNKLISNNRQELIGMDSQLDRKLVDGVLFAFQKQTQHQKIYLTCFGTLADALNVRLKPHLNSILSTILYRMKNKLAEIRQQASDLIAIIAPVIKQCSEHDDELLMKLILILYESLGEVYPEVLGSILNALYSCLDSIDKATLYTMSNPSINQILPTLTPILKNRHEKVQEACIKLVGLIARKNSETINAKEWMRICFDLLEMLKAQRKRIRIAANSTFGYIAKTIGPQDVIVMLLNNLRVQERQLRVCTAVAMGIVAETCLPFTVLPAIMNEYRIPEKNVQNGVLKAMSFMFEYLDGKITKDYLFAITPLLEDALTDRDLVHRQTAATVIFHIAINCIGLADNDYSDVFIHYLNLIMPNVFETSPHVISRILESIDALRLVIGNGTFTNYVWSGLFHPARKVRTPYWKIFNNAYVQCSDALVPCYPRIENLPDDKELSYKLEELDLFL, from the coding sequence ATGAAACAGAATATGGCACCCATTGaacgaaaaagaaatttggCTGGTAATTACTCCATACCTGAATCCTTGAATAAGGAGCTACGGAAAGAGTTTGCCGAAGATGTATCGACTCCAATGGATAAATTACAAGATGACATCattaatcaaaacaattacaatAAAAAACGATTTCAGAGGTCTATTGTGCTAGATTTGGACGAGCAAAAGAgttataaacaaattatgaATGAAAGAAACTTGGAAAGAGAAGAGCTCCGAGTAGAAAAGctaattaaagaaaaaggggAGGGAGCTACTCAAACTATTGAAAGCACTCAAGAAAAGTTATTACCCCgtaaaagaaaacagaGATGGGATGTATCACCAGAAGAATACAAGAGGCAAAAAGAGTCTGAAGAAAGTAACGAATTGGTTAAACATTCTACATCTTCACTTATTGCAGAATTGGTACAGGGCAAAGTTCCTGTGGTTAAGGGGATTCCATTAACAGATTCGATATTGGAAAAAATATTGCCACCTGGGTATATAAAAGTGAATCCTCCCGCACATTTCAAGCAAAATGAAGAGACATTGCCACCAGATTTATCTGATGCCGTGACTACTACATCAGAATATTATTTGCCCCCGACCAATGAATCAGTAAGTATTTCCACAACAGAAATTCCAACCGATGTACCAGGAGTAAAAGGCTTggaatttttcaaagagGAAGATATGAAGCATTTTGGGAAGCTAGTTCATTCAAACCCGGAATCCTtgaatgatgaagaaaagaaagaactAAACGCTATGAAACTAGTGTTGAAGATAAAAAATGGATCGCCAATCACACGTAAACGGGCTATGAAACAATTAACCAATAATGCCTTGAGATTTGGTCCCaaagttttattaaatcaaattcttccTATATTATTGGAGCCTAACTTAACTCCCCAGGAAAGGCATTTGCTTATCAAAATGATTGGAAGAATTATATACCAATTAGATGAGTTAATTCGACCATATACTTCAAAAGTCCTTACTGTCATATCGCCATTCTTAATAGATGAAGACCCTACAGTTAGATTGGAGACACGGGAAATCATTTCTGGTTTAACCAAAGCAGTGGGTTTAGCAAATATTATATCGACATTAAGGCCAGACTTGGACCACGTTGACGAGTACGTCCGAAACTTGACAGCACGAATATTCGCCATAGTGGCCAACACGTTAGgtttaaaatcatttttgCCATTCTTAAAAGCAGTCATCAAGTCGAAAAGGAATTGGACAGCAAGACACACCGGtatcaaaataattcaacaattgtgTATTATGCTAGGGCAAGGAAATGGTACCACAATATTGCCATATCTTTCAAATATAgttgaaattttgaaaccTCCAATTAATGACGAGTCCTTACAAGTTAGAACTATAACAGCATTAACTTTAGCTCAACTAGCTGATAATGTGTCACCATATGGCATTGATTCGTTTGAACCAATATTGGAACCAGTTTGGTTTGGAATTAGAAAACACAGAGGGAAAGGTTTGGCTAGTTTCTTAAAATGTATTGGGGCCATGATCCCGTTGATGTCGTATGATCCCAATTACGAGGATTACACTAATTATTATACTACAGAACTTATGCATATCATAACACGTGAATTCAAGTCTCCTGATGAAGATATGAGAAAGACTATTTTGCGTATTATAATGGGGTTACCTTTGTCGAGAAAGCTTATTCCAGGTTATGAAAAATCGATTGTGAAGCCATTTGTTAATGCATTTTGGAATCGTCGTACTGCTTCAGATTCAACGCAAATCACGAGGCTAGTAGTGGAAGCGACCAATCATTTGGctattaaatttgatttcctAGACATGTTAGAGCACATTGTATACTTTACAAAAGACGACAATGAACAATTGCGGAAATTGGCGATTGAAGCtgttaataaattaatttccaACAATAGACAAGAATTGATAGGTATGGATTCCCAATTGGATAGAAAATTGGTTGATGGTGTTTTATTTGCCTTTCAAAAGCAAACTCAACACCAAAAGATATACTTGACCTGTTTTGGAACATTGGCAGATGCTTTAAATGTAAGATTAAAACCtcatttaaattcaatactAAGTACCATCTTGTACCGAATGAAGAATAAATTGGCAGAGATAAGACAACAAGCTTCAGATTTGATTGCTATTATAGCTCCAGTGATTAAGCAATGTTCAGAACATGACGATGAAttgttaatgaaattgatattaattttGTATGAGTCACTTGGTGAAGTCTACCCAGAAGTTTTGGGATCAATTCTAAATGCATTATATTCATGtcttgattcaattgacaAAGCAACATTATATACCATGTCAAATCcttcaatcaatcaaattctACCAACATTAACCCCAATTTTGAAGAATCGACACGAAAAAGTTCAAGAAGCATGTATTAAATTGGTGGGATTAATAGCTAGAAAGAATTCGGAAACCATAAATGCAAAAGAATGGATGCgtatttgttttgatttgttggaAATGTTGAAGGCTCAACGTAAAAGAATTCGAATTGCCGCTAACAGTACATTTGGCTATATTGCCAAAACTATTGGGCCTCAAGATGTAATAGTTATGCTTCTAAATAATTTACGTGTTCAAGAACGTCAATTAAGAGTTTGTACAGCAGTTGCAATGGGTATAGTTGCTGAAACTTGTTTACCATTTACTGTTTTGCCAGCAATCATGAATGAATACAGAATTCCTGAAAAAAATGTGCAAAATGGTGTATTAAAAGCGATGAGTTTTATGTTTGAATATTTGGATGGGAAAATCACAAAGGATTATTTGTTTGCTATAACACCTTTGCTAGAAGATGCATTGACAGATAGAGATTTAGTACATCGTCAAACTGCTGCAACAGTGATTTTTCATATAGCAATAAATTGTATTGGATTAGCCGATAATGATTATAGTGATGTTTTCATTCATTActtgaatttgattatgCCTAATGTTTTTGAAACATCACCGCACGTGATTTCAAGGATTTTGGAGAGTATAGATGCCTTAAGATTGGTTATTGGTAATGGGACTTTTACAAACTACGTTTGGTCTGGATTGTTTCACCCGGCAAGGAAAGTCAGAACACCATACTGGaagattttcaataatgcATATGTTCAATGCAGTGATGCATTAGTTCCGTGTTATCCAAGAATTGAGAATCTTCCGGATGACAAAGAGTTAAGTTACAAATTGGAAGAGTTggatttgtttttataG
- a CDS encoding DNA repair protein, putative (Similar to S. cerevisiae NSE3;~In S. cerevisiae: required for DNA repair and growth) — MSSLKRKIPLDEIEDFIAEEEEEEEEEEDGGLYEEDNEYVEPSGTATPLDESEIQHVVNQVVRLFLSRELNGRTTRPDVIRKHIKHNLGRKITTEKLIQQANIILTEVYGLKIEEVPTIKQEDKKSLKSRKVASDRNPYMVTSALSSKSRAILGELWNQNLSQSVKKIDIGGNKFFLPKYSITSIPGSHYELVKTGIMLVIISLIILNENHVSESALLKNLHKFGISSNLNVKNSNFNLNSQDLLKELVNKDYILKNVIKGRSESENIFDYSIGQRSLVEFSPQGVFDYIKIIYGSKFDSTIAERALVTIERAYGVALHNAEENNEREGSTEANSQDGSE; from the coding sequence ATGAGTCTGTTGAAACGAAAAATCCCacttgatgaaattgaagattttattgctgaagaagaagaagaggaggaagaagaagaagacggTGGTTTATATGAGGAAGATAATGAATACGTTGAACCAAGTGGAACAGCAACACCTCTTGATGAGAGTGAGATTCAACATGTCGTAAATCAAGTTGTTAGATTGTTTCTTTCTAGAGAATTGAATGGCAGAACTACAAGACCAGATGTTATTAGAAAACATATTAAACATAATTTGGGGAGAAAAATTACCACTGAAAAGTTAATACAACAAgcaaatataatattaacaGAAGTATATGGATTGAAGATAGAGGAAGTCCCCACAATAAAACAAGAGGataaaaaatcattgaaatCAAGAAAAGTTGCCTCAGATAGAAATCCTTATATGGTGACAAGTGCGTTACTGAGCAAATCAAGAGCCATTCTAGGGGAATTGTGGAACCAAAATTTATCCCAGAGTGTGAAAAAGATTGACATTGGTGgtaataaattctttttaCCAAAATATTCTATAACTTCAATACCTGGATCCCATTATGAGTTGGTCAAGACTGGGATTATGCTTGTTATAATTTCCCTTATTATATTGAATGAGAATCATGTTTCAGAGTCTGCATTATTGAAGAATCTTCACAAGTTTGGTATAAGTAGTAATCTTAATGTTAAAAACAGTAACTTTAACTTGAATAGCCAGGACTTGCTTAAGGAATTGGTGAACAAGGATTATATCCTCAAAAATGTCATTAAGGGAAGATCTGAACTGGAGAACATTTTTGACTATTCTATAGGACAGAGATCATTGGTTGAATTTTCACCTCAAGGAGTGtttgattatattaaaattatatatGGAAGCAAGTTTGATAGCACCATAGCAGAGAGGGCGTTAGTTACCATTGAAAGAGCATATGGGGTTGCTTTACACAATGCAGAGGAAAATAATGAACGAGAAGGATCAACTGAGGCCAACAGTCAAGACGGATCAGAGTAG
- a CDS encoding elongator complex protein 5 (gamma-toxin target 5) (protein iki1) (hat-associated protein 2) (Similar to S. cerevisiae IKI1;~In S. cerevisiae: required for modification of wobble nucleosides in tRNA) → MASTSQNATVLLTRLLSLKENSSFHLILDSLTQSSYYLIQEYVHRCSKTTSKIIYLSFETINEPDYCNEFIDCSAMTLLQIIEKVKPLRESNERLLIIVDSLNYVNNDELAHFVAQLVGPTITLVGVYHTQCTTSLSKYPNYPSSETLLTYIASTIFELYPLIPDSLDEEELEAKVKNLTFPINTNLNSSIFKVILTNRRKSGRSLTYALTINSLSHEYELWKDKQDSEETLQEDESLLKDLTTFNLTTSSKQKLAREQVELPFLQAQESLGAAGGAIVYEFEKDDDYDEEDPYEDPF, encoded by the coding sequence ATGGCATCTACCTCGCAAAATGCGACAGTGTTATTGACTCGATTGTTATCACTCAAAGAGAATTCTTCGTTCCACTTGATTTTGGATTCATTAACTCAATCATCATACTATTTAATTCAAGAATATGTCCATAGGTGTTCTAAAACTACTAGTaagattatttatttgtcatttgaaacaataaatgAACCTGATTATTGcaatgaatttattgattgttCGGCAATGACTTTActtcaaattattgaaaaagtcAAGCCTTTGAGAGAATCCAATGAAAGactattaataattgtggATTCCTTGAATTATGTCAATAATGATGAGTTGGCCCACTTTGTGGCACAATTAGTTGGTCCAACAATAACCTTAGTTGGTGTTTATCATACCCAATGTACCACATCGTTATCAAAGTATCCAAATTATCCATCATCGGAAACATTATTGACTTATATTGCAAGCACAATATTTGAGTTGTATCCTTTAATACCTGACTCTTTAGACGAGGAAGAACTAGAAGCCAAAGTTAAAAATTTGACATTTCCAATTAACACTAATTTGAATAGTTCCATTTTCAAAGTTATACTTACAAATCGAAGGAAATCTGGTCGTTCATTAACATATGCCCTCACGATCAATAGTCTAAGTCATGAATATGAACTTTGGAAAGACAAACAAGATTCTGAGGAAACTTTGCAAGAAGATGAAAGCCTATTGAAAGACTTGACAACATTTAATTTGACAACCAGTTCAAAGCAAAAGCTTGCTCGTGAACAAGTTGAGTTGCCATTCTTGCAAGCACAAGAGTCATTGGGTGCCGCTGGTGGTGCAATCGTATATGAGTTTGAAAAAGACGATGACTACGATGAAGAAGATCCTTATGAAGACCCATTTTAA
- the NCP1 gene encoding NADPH-dependent cytochrome P450 reductase, putative (gene functionally characterised in C maltosa: C. albicans orthologue acts with Erg11p in sterol 14 alpha-demethylation in ergosterol biosynthesis; subject to hypoxic regulation; ketoconazole-induced; caspofungin repressed:Pierson et al. (2004). Med Mycol 42(4):385-9; Liu et al. (2005). Antimicrob Agents Chemother 49(6):2226-36), with protein sequence MALDKLDLYVIVTLVLAVAAYFAKNQFLTKPQDTGFLSNEGTGGNSRNILETLKKNNKNTLLLFGSQTGTAEDYANKLSRELHSRFGLSTMVADFADYDFDNFGDISNDILVFFIVATYGEGEPTDNADEFHTWLTDEADTLSTLRFTVFGLGNSTYEFYNAIGRKFDQLLEEKGGERFAEYGEGDDGTGTLDEDFLSWKDGVFDSLKNNLNYEEKELKYEPNVKLTERDDLTVDDSNVSLGEPNKKYINSQGADLTKGPFDHTHPYLAKITKTKELFNSKDRNCVHIEFDISDSNLKYSTGDHLAVWPSNSDENIKQFLKCFGLENKENTVIELKALDSTYSIPFPSPITYGAVIRHHLEISGPISRQLFLSIAGFAPNEETKATLTRIGNDKKEFASTITRRKFNIADALLFASKGEAWVDVPFEFIIENVQHLTPRYYSISSSSLSEKQLINITAVVEAEVESDGRAVTGVVTNLLKNIEIEQNNTNEKPLVHYDLNGPRSKFSKFKLPVHVRRSNFKLPKNTTTPVILIGPGTGVAPLRGFVRERVQQVKNGVNVGKTILFYGCRNEHDDFLYKQEWSEYASVLGDKFQMFNAFSRQDPSKKVYVQDKIVENYKTVNELLNNGATIYVCGDASRMARDVQAAIAKIVAKDRNITQESATELVKSWKVQNRYQEDVW encoded by the coding sequence ATGGCATTAGACAAATTAGATTTATACGTTATCGTGACATTGGTGCTTGCAGTAGCAGCATATTTCGCTAAGAACCAATTTCTCACCAAACCACAAGACACTGGTTTCCTTTCCAACGAAGGTACTGGTGGAAATTCAAGAAACATATTGGAGAcattgaagaaaaacaataaaaatacattattattatttggatCACAAACTGGTACTGCTGAAGATTATGCCAATAAATTATCTCGTGAATTGCATTCCAGATTTGGGTTAAGCACCATGGTTGCTGATTTTGCTGAttatgattttgataattttggtGATATTTCCAACGACATCTTGgtatttttcattgttgcTACTTACGGGGAAGGTGAACCCACTGATAATGCCGACGAATTCCATACTTGGTTAACTGATGAAGCTGATACCTTGAGTACTTTGAGATTTACTGTTTTCGGATTAGGTAACTCTACTTATGAATTCTATAATGCCATTGGTAGAAAATTTGACcaattattagaagaaaaaggTGGTGAAAGATTTGCTGAATACGGTGAAGGTGATGACGGTACTGGTACTTTAGATGAAGATTTCTTATCTTGGAAAGATGGCGTTTTTGATTCATTGAAgaacaatttgaattatgaAGAGAAAGAGTTGAAATACGAACCAAATGTCAAGTTGACTGAACGTGATGATTTAACTGTTGATGACTCTAATGTCTCACTTGGTGaaccaaacaaaaagtATATCAATTCTCAAGGCGCTGATTTAACCAAAGGTCCATTTGACCACACCCATCCATATTTAGCCAAGATAACTAAGACAAAGGAATTATTTAACTCCAAAGATAGAAATTGTGTtcatattgaatttgatatttccGACTCCAACTTGAAATACAGCACTGGTGATCATTTAGCAGTTTGGCCATCTAATTCAGATGAGAATATCAAGCAATTCCTTAAATGCTTTGGTTTAGAAAACAAGGAGAACACTGTTATAGAATTGAAAGCATTAGACTCTACTTATTCAATCCCTTTCCCAAGTCCAATTACCTATGGTGCTGTTATTAGACACCATTTGGAGATCTCTGGACCAATTTCAAGACAATTGTTCTTATCCATTGCCGGATTTGCACCTAATGAAGAGACAAAGGCTACATTGACTAGAATTGGTAACGATAAAAAAGAGTTTGCTTCCACAATTACCCGTAGAAAGTTCAATATTGCTGATGCATTGTTGTTTGCTTCCAAAGGTGAAGCTTGGGTTGATGTTCCATTTGaattcattattgaaaatgttcAGCATTTGACACCTCGTTACTACTcgatttcttcttcttctttaagtgaaaaacaattgatcaatattactgctgttgttgaagCTGAAGTCGAAAGTGACGGAAGAGCTGTTACTGGTGTTGTTACtaatttattgaagaacattgaaattgaacaaaacaATACCAACGAAAAGCCATTAGTTCATTATGATTTAAATGGTCCAAGAAGCAAATTCAGCAAGTTTAAATTACCAGTTCACGTTAGAAGATCCAACTTTAAATTACCAAAGAATACCACCACTCCTGTCATTTTGATTGGACCAGGAACTGGTGTTGCTCCATTGAGAGGATTTGTTAGAGAAAGAGTACAACAAGTTAAGAATGGTGTTAATGTTGGAAAGACTATTTTATTCTATGGTTGCAGAAACGAACACGATGATTTCTTGTATAAACAAGAATGGTCTGAATATGCCAGTGTATTAGGTGACAAATTCCAAATGTTTAATGCTTTTTCAAGACAAGATCCATCGAAAAAAGTGTACGTGCAAGATAAAATTGTGGAAAATTACAAAACTGTTAACGAATTGTTGAACAATGGTGCTACCATTTACGTTTGTGGTGATGCCAGTAGAATGGCAAGAGACGTTCAAGCGGCCATTGCTAAGATTGTTGCCAAAGATAGAAATATCACTCAAGAAAGTGCCACTGAATTAGTTAAGTCTTGGAAGGTTCAAAATAGATACCAAGAAGATGTTTGGTAA
- a CDS encoding mitochondrial hydroxyacyl-thioester dehydratase, putative (Similar to S. cerevisiae HTD2;~In S. cerevisiae: involved in fatty acid biosynthesis, required for respiratory growth and for normal mitochondrial morphology) — MITPITKECIYKWANIVKSKPMMIKDTFSIGKYNNLTNLLNSILQINHHPPINKSWFQGFHFLFNNQLNIKLGSDGYDNYQAPVNEQGEQLYLRRMWARGELDFVSTPPLNSPIDCRESLKSVRIIDESVLVSIWRNFIFQSEEVLKESRTLTYTNELYSPVENYKLAESVSSNGPSFHVSSIDLLKYSMLTYNLHKIHIDANYCRSIENLPNMIVHGPLQVTLLLYWFAITYPDLKPVNFKYRTYAPMFVNDETSISIESKSNNSFTLEIYNQESKKLYLRGDLTATLST; from the coding sequence ATGATAACCCCAATTACAAAAGAGTGCATTTACAAATGGGCCAACATTGTCAAATCCAAACCAATGATGATCAAAGATACGTTTTCAATCGGGAAATACAACAACCTAACGAATTTGTTAAACAGTATCTTGCAAATCAATCATCATCCaccaattaataaatcatggTTTCAAGGGTTCCACTTTTTGTTCAACaaccaattgaatataaaattGGGCAGTGACGGGTATGACAATTATCAAGCACCAGTAAACGAACAAGGTGAACAACTTTATTTGCGTCGGATGTGGGCTAGAGGTGAATTAGATTTTGTGTCAACGCCCCCTCTAAACTCACCCATTGACTGCAGAGAAAGCTTGAAATCAGTTCgaataattgatgaatcagTGCTAGTGAGTATATGGAGAAATTTCATATTCCAGTCTGAAGAAGTTTTGAAAGAAAGTCGAACTTTAACTTATACCAATGAATTATATAGTCCAGTGGAAAACTACAAACTTGCAGAAAGCGTATCCTCCAACGGGCCTTCATTTCATGTATCGAGTATTGACTTATTAAAGTATAGTATGTTGACGTACAACCTCCATAAAATTCATATTGATGCTAATTATTGTCGTTCCATTGAAAATTTACCGAACATGATAGTGCATGGCCCATTACAAGTTACATTATTACTATACTGGTTTGCTATAACGTATCCAGATTTGAAGCCagttaatttcaaatatcGCACCTATGCTCCAATGTttgttaatgatgaaaCGTCAATACTGATTGAATCTAAGtccaataattcatttacaCTTGAAATTTATAACCAAGAGTCTAAAAAGCTTTACTTACGTGGTGATCTAACAGCCACTTTGTCAACATGA